The Streptomyces achromogenes genome window below encodes:
- a CDS encoding DNA polymerase III subunit gamma and tau: MSSLALYRRYRPESFAEVIGQEHVTDPLQQALRNNRVNHAYLFSGPRGCGKTTSARILARCLNCEQGPTPTPCGECESCKDLARNGPGSIDVIEIDAASHGGVDDARDLREKAFFGPARSRYKIYIIDEAHMVTSAGFNALLKVVEEPPEHLKFIFATTEPEKVIGTIRSRTHHYPFRLVPPGTLREYLGEVCGQEGIPVEDGVLPLVVRSGAGSVRDSMSVMDQLLAGAGDAGVTYAMATSLLGYTESSLLDSVVEAFATGDGAAAFEVVDRIIEGGNDPRRFVADLLERLRDLVILAAVPDAAEKGLIDAPVDVIERMQAQAGVFGAAELSRAADLVNEGLTEMRGATSPRLQLELICARVMLPAAYGDERSVMARLDRIERGVQAAAQGAPVMQTAASPMPPTTPAMGYVPGPEVHGGGAAAARAAVRGQGQAPGQPQGPGQGPGQAQPQGPGQGGGGFGPAPVQSGPAATPAPPAAAAAPAPAVQPAAPASAPDTAAPPAEAAPVQSAPGAWPTATAAGSGRRPGGWPTATPAGGGGRPPAAPAANAPAASAAPAGTPAAPPAPATAPGGYAPPAGGPDPRMLWPNILDAVKNRRRFTWILLSQNAHVAGFDGTTLQIGFVSAGARDNFASSGSEDVLRQALSEQFNVQWKIDAVVDPSGGSAPPPAGGFGGGFGGGGGGGGAAGGAPGGYGGSGNAGAHGGSGGPGGYGGGGSTGPSAMAAAASPAPAASAGPARQASPPGPAADASRPAPSRPAAPEPVAPEDDTPEDDDPDLNESALSGYELIVRELGATVVEEFTND; the protein is encoded by the coding sequence GTGTCTTCCCTCGCGCTGTACCGCCGCTACCGCCCGGAGTCGTTCGCCGAGGTCATCGGGCAGGAGCATGTCACCGACCCGCTGCAGCAGGCGCTGCGGAACAACCGGGTCAATCACGCGTACCTGTTCAGCGGGCCGCGTGGCTGCGGGAAGACCACCAGCGCGCGGATCCTGGCCCGGTGCCTGAACTGCGAGCAGGGCCCCACGCCGACCCCCTGCGGGGAGTGCGAGTCGTGCAAGGACCTGGCCAGGAACGGGCCGGGATCCATCGACGTCATCGAGATCGACGCCGCTTCGCACGGCGGTGTGGACGATGCGCGTGACCTGCGGGAAAAGGCCTTCTTCGGGCCGGCCCGCAGCCGCTACAAGATCTACATCATCGACGAGGCCCACATGGTCACGTCGGCCGGCTTCAACGCGCTCCTCAAGGTCGTCGAGGAGCCGCCGGAGCATCTGAAGTTCATCTTCGCCACCACTGAGCCCGAGAAGGTCATCGGGACCATCCGGTCCCGTACGCATCACTACCCGTTCCGCCTCGTGCCCCCGGGGACCCTGCGGGAGTACCTCGGCGAGGTGTGCGGGCAGGAGGGCATTCCCGTCGAGGACGGCGTGCTGCCGCTCGTCGTGCGCTCCGGCGCGGGGTCGGTGCGTGACTCCATGTCCGTCATGGACCAGCTGCTCGCCGGCGCCGGCGACGCCGGTGTGACGTACGCCATGGCCACCTCCCTCCTCGGGTACACGGAGAGCTCGCTGCTCGACTCCGTGGTCGAGGCCTTCGCCACCGGCGACGGGGCCGCCGCCTTCGAGGTCGTGGACCGGATCATCGAGGGGGGAAACGATCCGCGGCGGTTCGTCGCCGACCTGCTGGAGCGGTTGCGGGACCTCGTCATCCTCGCGGCCGTCCCGGACGCTGCGGAGAAGGGGCTGATCGACGCCCCGGTCGACGTCATCGAGCGCATGCAGGCCCAGGCCGGCGTCTTCGGCGCCGCCGAGCTGAGCCGTGCCGCCGACCTCGTCAACGAGGGCCTCACGGAGATGCGCGGCGCCACCTCGCCCCGTCTCCAGCTCGAGCTGATCTGCGCGCGCGTGATGCTGCCCGCCGCCTACGGGGACGAACGATCGGTCATGGCACGCCTCGACCGCATCGAGCGCGGGGTGCAGGCGGCGGCGCAGGGCGCACCCGTCATGCAGACAGCGGCGTCGCCGATGCCGCCCACGACACCGGCCATGGGGTATGTGCCGGGGCCGGAGGTGCACGGCGGCGGGGCCGCGGCGGCCCGTGCGGCCGTCCGGGGCCAGGGGCAGGCACCGGGACAGCCGCAGGGCCCGGGACAGGGACCTGGGCAGGCACAGCCGCAGGGGCCTGGGCAGGGGGGCGGCGGTTTCGGGCCGGCGCCCGTTCAGTCCGGCCCGGCCGCGACACCGGCCCCGCCCGCCGCTGCCGCCGCCCCTGCCCCCGCCGTCCAGCCTGCTGCTCCGGCATCGGCTCCGGATACGGCCGCGCCGCCCGCGGAGGCGGCTCCCGTCCAGTCCGCTCCCGGCGCCTGGCCGACCGCCACCGCGGCGGGCAGCGGGCGTCGGCCCGGCGGCTGGCCCACCGCCACGCCCGCGGGGGGCGGCGGTCGTCCTCCGGCGGCACCGGCGGCGAACGCCCCGGCCGCCTCGGCCGCTCCGGCAGGCACCCCGGCCGCGCCGCCCGCACCGGCCACCGCGCCCGGCGGCTACGCGCCGCCCGCCGGCGGCCCGGACCCCCGGATGCTCTGGCCGAACATCCTGGACGCGGTCAAGAACCGCCGTCGGTTCACCTGGATCCTGCTCAGCCAGAACGCCCACGTCGCCGGGTTCGACGGCACGACACTGCAGATCGGCTTCGTCAGTGCCGGCGCCCGGGACAACTTCGCGAGCAGCGGCAGCGAGGACGTGCTGCGGCAGGCGTTGTCCGAGCAGTTCAACGTGCAGTGGAAGATCGATGCGGTCGTCGACCCGTCCGGCGGTTCGGCGCCCCCGCCCGCCGGAGGGTTCGGCGGCGGATTCGGCGGTGGCGGTGGAGGCGGCGGTGCCGCGGGCGGTGCCCCCGGCGGTTACGGCGGCTCCGGCAACGCCGGTGCGCACGGCGGCTCCGGTGGTCCGGGCGGCTACGGCGGCGGCGGTTCGACAGGGCCGTCGGCGATGGCCGCGGCCGCGTCGCCGGCGCCGGCCGCGTCCGCCGGTCCCGCTCGCCAGGCGTCCCCTCCCGGGCCGGCGGCCGACGCCTCCAGACCCGCGCCGTCCCGCCCGGCCGCCCCCGAGCCGGTGGCCCCCGAGGACGACACCCCGGAGGACGACGACCCCGACCTCAACGAGTCGGCCCTCTCCGGATATGAACTGATCGTGCGCGAGCTGGGCGCGACGGTGGTGGAGGAGTTCACCAACGACTAG
- a CDS encoding ATP-binding protein, with protein sequence MRRFIGRNRELNVLDTALRAVHDAVGSAKPGQCVLMRGRRRVGKSSLVEEFLRRTGTPYLFFTAAGGTAEDELTELLDAVARSNLPERELFTEETPAQWNAALRLLAEMLPDDTPSVVVIDEVPYLMDRIDAFEGMLQRAWDRLLSRKPVLLLLVGSDLSMMEALNSYARPFHQRGREMIVGPLNPADIGEMLGLSPAAAFDAALVTGGLPLICAEWQAGADVWEFLRDSLDNPISALLVSAERSLAAEFPPQAMSREVLRAIGSGERTFTNIARAAGGIAHTTLTRATHVLTEKRVVAAELPLSLRPSKERRYRVADPYLRFWLAFLDPHMAEIERMRGDLTLSRIQEQWTSWRGRAIEPLVRESLARLLPDGLLPAAPAIGGYWTRSNDIEIDLVGADRQPVAKQLLFLGSVKWLENSPFDSHDLTALQKHRAAITDEPVPLVAVSRNGVGCSGLQAVYGPEELLNSWRRA encoded by the coding sequence ATGCGTCGCTTCATCGGGCGGAATCGCGAACTGAACGTGCTCGACACCGCCTTGCGGGCGGTCCACGATGCCGTCGGGTCGGCGAAACCGGGGCAATGCGTCCTCATGCGGGGAAGACGGCGAGTCGGCAAGTCCAGCCTCGTCGAGGAGTTCCTCCGGCGTACCGGGACGCCGTACCTCTTTTTCACCGCTGCGGGCGGCACGGCGGAGGACGAACTGACGGAGCTGCTCGACGCCGTCGCCAGATCCAACCTGCCGGAGCGGGAACTGTTCACCGAGGAGACCCCGGCGCAGTGGAACGCGGCCTTGAGGCTCCTTGCGGAGATGCTTCCCGACGACACCCCGAGCGTGGTGGTCATCGACGAGGTTCCGTATCTCATGGACCGCATCGACGCCTTCGAGGGCATGCTCCAGCGGGCATGGGACCGGCTGCTCAGCCGAAAGCCGGTACTTCTCCTCCTGGTCGGGTCCGATCTGTCGATGATGGAGGCGCTGAACAGCTACGCACGTCCTTTTCACCAGCGGGGGCGGGAAATGATCGTCGGGCCCCTGAACCCCGCCGACATCGGCGAGATGCTCGGCCTGTCTCCGGCGGCCGCGTTCGACGCCGCGCTGGTCACGGGGGGTCTCCCCCTGATCTGCGCGGAGTGGCAGGCCGGGGCCGACGTCTGGGAGTTCCTCCGCGACTCGCTGGACAACCCCATCTCGGCCCTGCTGGTCTCCGCCGAACGCTCACTGGCCGCGGAGTTTCCGCCACAGGCGATGAGCAGGGAGGTACTGCGGGCCATCGGATCCGGGGAACGGACCTTCACCAACATCGCGCGCGCGGCCGGCGGCATCGCCCACACCACTCTCACCCGAGCTACCCACGTGCTGACCGAGAAACGGGTCGTGGCCGCCGAACTTCCCCTCTCCCTGAGGCCGTCGAAGGAACGCCGCTACCGGGTGGCAGACCCTTACCTGCGGTTCTGGCTCGCGTTTCTGGATCCGCACATGGCGGAGATCGAACGGATGCGGGGGGATCTCACGCTGAGCCGCATCCAGGAGCAGTGGACGAGCTGGCGGGGCCGCGCCATCGAGCCCCTGGTGCGGGAATCCCTCGCCCGCCTCCTGCCGGACGGGCTCCTGCCTGCCGCCCCGGCGATCGGCGGGTACTGGACCCGCAGCAACGACATCGAAATCGACTTGGTGGGCGCCGACCGGCAACCGGTGGCCAAGCAGTTGCTCTTCCTCGGCTCGGTCAAGTGGCTGGAGAACTCCCCGTTCGACAGCCACGACCTGACCGCACTGCAGAAGCACCGGGCAGCGATCACCGACGAGCCGGTACCCCTCGTGGCGGTCTCCCGCAACGGGGTCGGTTGTTCCGGCCTTCAGGCGGTGTACGGCCCCGAGGAACTGCTCAACTCATGGCGCAGGGCATGA
- a CDS encoding tyrosine-type recombinase/integrase: MPTRTAGRRATALRRSRRGREHKSTKSRAGRRTIGLPDPLIKILRQHQEAQERERIAAGADREAKGYVFASPVGGPLSPNTDFRVWKRLLRDAGVRDGRLHDARDTAATVLLILGVPDVVIDSITGREPGERPACTPATRR, encoded by the coding sequence GTGCCAACCCGTACGGCCGGAAGGCGGGCTACTGCCCTCAGAAGGAGCAGACGCGGCCGCGAGCACAAGTCCACCAAGTCTCGCGCGGGCCGGCGCACCATCGGCCTGCCCGATCCGCTGATCAAGATTCTCCGTCAGCACCAGGAGGCCCAGGAGCGGGAGCGGATCGCGGCCGGTGCCGACCGGGAGGCCAAGGGGTACGTCTTCGCCTCGCCGGTCGGCGGACCGCTGAGCCCCAACACCGACTTCCGCGTCTGGAAGCGACTCCTGAGGGACGCGGGCGTACGGGACGGCCGTCTCCATGACGCTCGCGACACCGCCGCGACCGTCCTCCTGATCCTCGGTGTCCCGGACGTCGTGATCGACTCGATCACGGGCCGGGAGCCCGGGGAGCGGCCCGCATGCACGCCCGCTACACGCAGGTGA
- a CDS encoding ArsR/SmtB family transcription factor, producing MSNTEALPLIESESDAVVPCCPPLTERPFSAEEAETAARMFKALGDPVRLRLFTAVASHEGGEACVCDISDVGVSQPTVSHHLKKLREAGLLTSERRGTWVYYRVEPSVLAAMGKLLTIAPVAA from the coding sequence ATGTCGAACACCGAGGCGCTGCCGCTGATCGAGTCCGAGTCCGACGCAGTGGTGCCGTGCTGCCCGCCACTCACCGAGCGGCCGTTCTCCGCGGAGGAGGCCGAGACGGCCGCGCGGATGTTCAAGGCACTCGGCGACCCGGTGCGACTGCGGCTGTTCACGGCGGTCGCCTCCCACGAGGGCGGCGAGGCGTGCGTGTGCGACATCTCCGACGTCGGCGTCTCCCAGCCGACCGTCTCCCACCACCTGAAGAAGCTCAGGGAGGCCGGCCTGCTCACCTCCGAGCGGCGCGGCACCTGGGTCTACTACCGCGTCGAGCCGTCCGTGCTGGCCGCGATGGGCAAGCTGCTGACGATCGCGCCGGTCGCAGCCTGA